Within the Dehalococcoidia bacterium genome, the region CCGACTTCATGGACGACCTCAAGGAGCACGGCAAGGACAAGGACACTGTCATCCTGCTGTTCTCCGAGTTCGGACGCCGGATCAACGACAACGGCGCGGGCACCGACCACGGCTCCGGCGGAGTCGCGTTCGTAATCGGCGGCGACGTCAACGGCGGCCTGTACGCCGACTTCCCGTCGCTGCGTCCCGAGGACCAGCTCGAAGGCGACATGCACTTCAGCAACGACTTCAGGCTGACCTACTCGACGATCCTCGACCGCTGGCTCGGCGTAGATCCTGAGCCGATCACCAACGGCAACTTCGAGCAGTTCGACTTCATCAGGAGCTAGTAGATACTGCTAGCCGGCCATAAGTAGCAGAAAAGCGGGGGCGGTCGTTAGACCGCCCCTGTTTTGTTTCCGCGAGCGTGGTAAATTGGAGCAGGACTTCCCCAACAGGACTTGACCGTAGGTGGGCCATTGACACGGGAATCCGCGGCTTCGCATCGACATTGGGTAAGGAGAGGTAGAGATGGAGAAGGCACTGGAAGGCGTCCGGGTAATCGACCTGACGCAGTTCGAGGCGGGGACGTCGTGCACACAGATGCTCGCCTGGCTTGGCGCGGACGTCGTCAAGATCGAAAATCCCGGCGTTGGTGATCCCGGTCGTCGAGCTGGACTCGAATCGAAGGGCGACTCAAACTACTTCATCCACTACAACTCCAACAAGCGCAGCGTCACGCTTAACCTCAAAACTGACAAGGGGCGCGAGATGTTCTTCGACCTCGTCAGGGGCGGCGACATTGTCGCCGAGAACCTCGCGCCCGGAACTCTGGAACGCCTCAACTTAGGCTACGACGTCCTCGCCGAGATCAACCCGCGCATCATCCTTGCCCGCGTGAAGGGGTTCGGCACCTACGGTCCGTACAGTGCGTACAAGAGCTTCGACCCTGTCGCGCAGGCTGCGGGTGGTGCCTTCTGTGCCACCGGTGAGCCCGACGGCCCACCGATGCGTCCTGGCACCACGTCGGGCGACTCTGCGACCGGAATGCACGCCGCAATCGGCATTCTTGCCGCACTTTGGCAGCGACAGGCGACAGGCAGGGGTCAGGTCGTCGAGGTCTCTATGCAGGACGCCATAGTCAACCTGAGCCGCACGTGGATGGCCCGCGCCGAGCAGGGTAAGATCTCGCCCGAGCGCACTGGCAACAGCCTGAGGTCGAGTCCCGGTGTCGGGACTTTCAGGTGCGCTCCCGGAGGCGCGGACGACTACGTCTACATGATCGCCTCGCCCGCGAGAAAGCCCATGTGGAGTGTGCTGGTCACTGCCATCGGTCGCGAGGACCTGATCGACGATCCGCGTCTAAAAGACGCCGGGGAGATGGCAGAGGCCACAGACGAGATTAACCAGGTGATTGACTCATGGACGCAGAAACACACCAAGTTCGAGGTGATGAAGATCCTCGGCGAGGCGGGTGTGCCCGCCAGCGCATGCTTCAACGCCGTCGACCTGTACTCTGATGACCATCTGAGACAGCGCGAGATGATAGTGACCGTCGACCACCCTGATTACGGCCCGTTCACCCTGCCCGGCTGCCCGGTCAAGATGTCTGACTCTCCGGTGGACTTCACCGCCGCCCCGCTGCTCGGTCAGCACAACGAAGAGGTGTTCTCAGAAGCATTCGGCTATGATACCGAGGCTATTGACCAACTTCAGCAGCAGAACGTCATCTGATACTCGACATCCATGAGAATACTCGCACTGACCCCGATCAAAGACGAATATGACGCCCTGACCAGTTCGCTCCACAGACTCGGCTTCGTGAGCTACGGCCGGTCCACGGGCAGGCTGCCTTTCCTCAGCTACCTGGGCGGGAGTCTTGTCGTCGCACAGGGTGGCCTGGGCAAGGCACAGTTCGGCATACAGGCCCAGCACGCAATCGATACAATGCGCGATCGCGACATAGTCATCTGCGCCGGGTCTGCCGGAGGCTTGAGCGACGATCTCAAGATCGGCGATGTGGTCGTCGCAACTGAGACGGTCGAGCACGACTTCAAGTGGGGTATTCTGAGCGGCAAACCACTGCCACGTTTTCCCGGGGACCGGAAAGCAATAGCAGTACTCGAAAATGAACTGCCAATGATGGAAGAGTCGTTTGACGTGCACTTCGGAATCGTAGCCAGCGGCGATGAGGGAATCGTCGATCCCAAGCGAGCCAGCGAACTGCGAAAGGACACCGGCGCGATTGCGGTGGCATGGGAA harbors:
- a CDS encoding CoA transferase gives rise to the protein MEKALEGVRVIDLTQFEAGTSCTQMLAWLGADVVKIENPGVGDPGRRAGLESKGDSNYFIHYNSNKRSVTLNLKTDKGREMFFDLVRGGDIVAENLAPGTLERLNLGYDVLAEINPRIILARVKGFGTYGPYSAYKSFDPVAQAAGGAFCATGEPDGPPMRPGTTSGDSATGMHAAIGILAALWQRQATGRGQVVEVSMQDAIVNLSRTWMARAEQGKISPERTGNSLRSSPGVGTFRCAPGGADDYVYMIASPARKPMWSVLVTAIGREDLIDDPRLKDAGEMAEATDEINQVIDSWTQKHTKFEVMKILGEAGVPASACFNAVDLYSDDHLRQREMIVTVDHPDYGPFTLPGCPVKMSDSPVDFTAAPLLGQHNEEVFSEAFGYDTEAIDQLQQQNVI
- the mtnN gene encoding 5'-methylthioadenosine/S-adenosylhomocysteine nucleosidase; translation: MRILALTPIKDEYDALTSSLHRLGFVSYGRSTGRLPFLSYLGGSLVVAQGGLGKAQFGIQAQHAIDTMRDRDIVICAGSAGGLSDDLKIGDVVVATETVEHDFKWGILSGKPLPRFPGDRKAIAVLENELPMMEESFDVHFGIVASGDEGIVDPKRASELRKDTGAIAVAWEGAGGARAADFSDLPFLEVRGISDGAGEDATSEFHENLPQAVQNVATIVLTLAQILP